In a single window of the Ignavibacteriales bacterium genome:
- a CDS encoding YhcH/YjgK/YiaL family protein → MIIDKIKNAYKYYRLHPGFATAFEYVVNNELIEMEAGSYEVDKKNVYCMVSNKKGRKKEESKLEFHRNYVDIQIVLNGTETIGWKSVLDCHQLERSYDETSDMGLYSDTPVNWLTLKPGTFAIFFPEDAHSPMVADDFVHKAVLKVAL, encoded by the coding sequence ATGATAATTGATAAAATTAAAAATGCTTATAAGTATTACCGATTGCATCCGGGTTTTGCAACTGCATTCGAATATGTAGTTAATAATGAACTGATAGAAATGGAAGCAGGTTCCTACGAAGTCGATAAGAAAAATGTTTATTGTATGGTTTCTAATAAAAAAGGTAGAAAGAAAGAAGAATCTAAATTGGAATTTCATCGGAATTACGTTGATATTCAAATTGTTCTGAACGGAACAGAAACTATTGGATGGAAATCGGTTTTAGACTGCCATCAACTTGAAAGAAGTTATGATGAAACAAGCGACATGGGTTTATATTCTGACACGCCGGTAAACTGGTTAACTCTTAAACCAGGCACATTTGCAATATTTTTTCCCGAAGATGCACATTCTCCAATGGTTGCAGATGACTTTGTTCATAAAGCTGTTCTTAAGGTTGCGCTTTAA
- the gltA gene encoding NADPH-dependent glutamate synthase yields MEEISKKDRMKIPRQKMPEQNAEQRSHNFKEVNLGYTEELAKLEAMRCIQCPKPSCISGCPVGVKIRDFIQLVEDGNYLGAAAKIKEDNALPAVCGRVCPQEEQCEAVCVVGKKGESVAIGRLERFVADYEREQVGIRAPQLKPRTGNKVAIVGSGPSGLSCAGDLIQMGHDVTVFEALHELGGVLVYGIPEFRLPKEIVKAEVESLRKLGVDFQTNAVIGFTDTVDELLANGYDAVFIAVGAGLPYFMNIPGENLNGVYSSNEFLTRVNLMKAYKFPDFDTPIFDCKDKNIAVFGGGNTAMDAVRTSKRLGAANAYIIYRRSKAELPARQEEIHHAEDEGIEFLFLENPIEFVGENGWLKKVKLQKMELGEPDASGRRRPIPIKGSEHFIDIEMAIVAIGNGSNPIIQKTTPDLEFNKWGNILVSEDSMRTSKKGVFAGGDIVTGGATVILAMGAGRKAAASINNYLLNSIQW; encoded by the coding sequence ATGGAAGAAATTTCGAAAAAAGATAGAATGAAAATTCCCAGGCAAAAAATGCCTGAACAAAATGCTGAACAAAGAAGCCATAACTTTAAAGAAGTTAATTTGGGTTATACAGAAGAATTGGCAAAGCTTGAGGCAATGCGATGTATTCAATGCCCAAAACCATCATGTATTAGTGGATGTCCCGTTGGCGTAAAAATCCGGGATTTCATTCAGCTTGTTGAAGATGGAAATTATCTTGGCGCTGCGGCAAAAATTAAAGAAGATAATGCTCTTCCAGCAGTTTGCGGTAGAGTTTGTCCACAGGAAGAACAATGTGAAGCCGTTTGCGTTGTAGGCAAAAAAGGAGAATCCGTTGCAATTGGAAGATTAGAAAGATTTGTTGCTGATTACGAAAGAGAGCAAGTAGGAATAAGAGCACCTCAGCTTAAGCCAAGGACAGGTAATAAAGTCGCTATCGTTGGCAGTGGTCCATCAGGATTAAGCTGTGCTGGTGATTTAATCCAGATGGGTCATGATGTTACAGTCTTTGAAGCATTGCATGAACTTGGTGGTGTACTGGTTTACGGCATTCCGGAATTCCGTTTACCAAAAGAAATTGTTAAGGCAGAAGTTGAATCACTCCGAAAACTTGGAGTTGATTTCCAGACTAATGCAGTAATTGGATTTACAGATACAGTGGATGAACTTCTTGCGAATGGATACGATGCAGTTTTCATAGCTGTTGGTGCCGGGCTCCCCTACTTTATGAATATACCGGGAGAGAATTTGAACGGTGTTTATTCATCAAACGAATTTCTTACGAGAGTTAATTTGATGAAGGCTTACAAGTTCCCTGATTTCGATACTCCCATTTTCGATTGCAAAGATAAAAACATTGCAGTCTTTGGCGGCGGCAATACTGCCATGGATGCGGTCAGAACATCAAAGCGGCTTGGAGCTGCAAACGCTTACATAATTTACCGCCGTTCAAAAGCAGAATTACCTGCACGCCAGGAAGAAATCCATCATGCTGAAGATGAAGGGATTGAATTTTTATTTCTTGAAAATCCAATTGAGTTTGTTGGCGAAAATGGATGGCTTAAAAAGGTTAAGCTACAAAAAATGGAATTGGGTGAACCTGATGCTTCCGGAAGAAGAAGACCAATTCCAATCAAAGGTTCAGAACATTTTATTGATATTGAAATGGCTATTGTAGCCATTGGTAATGGCTCTAATCCTATAATTCAGAAAACAACACCTGACCTTGAATTTAATAAATGGGGAAACATTCTTGTTAGTGAAGACTCAATGCGGACATCTAAAAAAGGAGTATTTGCAGGTGGTGATATTGTAACCGGCGGAGCAACTGTTATTCTTGCAATGGGAGCTGGAAGAAAAGCTGCTGCATCTATAAACAACTACTTATTAAATTCAATTCAATGGTGA
- a CDS encoding sulfide/dihydroorotate dehydrogenase-like FAD/NAD-binding protein — protein sequence MYKILSAEFLSPDIKKFVIEAPKIAAKRKAGQFVIIRIKEGGERIPLTIADSNNSNGTITIIVQGIGKTTKELNRLESNEFIMDVVGPLGKPSHIEKFGTAVSIGGGVGTAIAFPTAVALKQAGNYTIGIIGGRTKELVMLEDEMKMICDEVYPTTDDGSYGFHGFVTQKLKALIDEGRKIDFVLAIGPIPMMKAIAEVTRPFGIKTVVSLNPIMVDGTGMCGGCRATVDNKTVFVCVDGPEFDAHKVDFDLLIQRNKSYLGFEKIASEKHQCKLESLSPSRSAGPLPVNEK from the coding sequence ATGTATAAAATATTATCTGCCGAGTTCCTTTCACCTGACATTAAAAAATTTGTTATCGAAGCGCCAAAGATTGCAGCAAAACGAAAAGCAGGTCAATTCGTAATAATCCGCATAAAAGAAGGCGGGGAAAGAATTCCACTAACAATTGCAGATTCAAATAATTCAAATGGTACAATTACAATTATAGTTCAGGGGATTGGAAAAACTACCAAAGAACTTAATAGATTGGAAAGCAATGAATTTATAATGGATGTAGTTGGTCCGCTCGGTAAACCTTCCCACATAGAAAAATTTGGAACAGCAGTCAGCATCGGTGGGGGTGTAGGAACTGCAATTGCTTTTCCAACTGCTGTAGCATTAAAACAGGCGGGCAACTACACTATCGGAATTATTGGGGGAAGAACTAAAGAGCTGGTAATGCTTGAAGATGAAATGAAAATGATTTGCGATGAAGTATATCCAACTACAGATGATGGCAGTTATGGCTTTCATGGATTTGTAACTCAAAAACTTAAAGCGTTAATTGATGAAGGAAGGAAAATTGATTTTGTGCTTGCCATTGGTCCCATTCCAATGATGAAAGCTATAGCGGAAGTTACACGACCTTTTGGAATTAAAACAGTTGTAAGCTTAAATCCAATTATGGTTGATGGAACAGGAATGTGCGGTGGTTGCCGTGCTACAGTTGATAATAAAACAGTTTTTGTTTGTGTTGATGGTCCAGAGTTCGATGCACATAAAGTTGATTTTGATTTATTAATCCAAAGAAATAAATCATATCTTGGATTTGAAAAGATTGCAAGTGAAAAACATCAATGTAAATTAGAAAGCCTATCCCCATCTCGCTCAGCGGGACCTTTACCAGTGAATGAGAAATAA
- a CDS encoding pitrilysin family protein, whose product MKDILKIEYEKYKLANGLEVILFQDKNLPLIAVNLWYHVGSANEPNGKTGFAHLFEHMMFQGSQNIPKQMHFQYIQEAGGNLNGSTSLDRTNYYETVPSNFLELALWLESDRMGFLLPSLDQEKLTNQIDVVKNERLQRYDNAPYGLAWEILFSNLYPNDHPYHAPTIGWMKDILSMKLVDVENFFRNYYSPNNSTLVVGGEFDIDEAKRLIELYFGSIPKGNELPDIKMPIANLGKNISIMHEDNVQLPRLYLAWHSAIAFSKDDTGLEILADVLGGSKNARIHKSLVFEKEIAQQISVYQYSAKLSGSFIIVATAKPGISLDKLKEEIFIEINKLIAEGITDSELTRSKNGIKSSFIYSMQNLENLVDRINEYNFFLNEPDSFRQDLDRYNQVTREEIKNVAKEYLLKPYVELKVVPKISSESEGI is encoded by the coding sequence ATGAAGGACATTCTTAAAATCGAGTACGAAAAATATAAACTGGCAAATGGATTGGAAGTAATTCTTTTTCAGGATAAAAATCTTCCGCTTATAGCTGTTAATCTCTGGTATCATGTCGGTTCGGCAAATGAACCAAATGGAAAAACCGGATTTGCTCATTTATTTGAGCATATGATGTTTCAAGGATCGCAGAATATTCCAAAACAAATGCACTTCCAATACATTCAGGAAGCCGGCGGAAACTTGAATGGTTCAACAAGCCTGGATAGAACAAACTATTATGAAACAGTTCCCTCAAATTTTTTAGAGCTTGCCTTATGGCTTGAATCCGACAGAATGGGATTTCTATTGCCTTCATTGGATCAGGAAAAATTAACAAACCAGATTGATGTTGTTAAAAATGAAAGACTTCAGCGTTACGATAATGCGCCTTATGGTTTAGCATGGGAAATTTTGTTTTCCAACCTTTATCCTAACGATCATCCCTACCACGCGCCAACAATAGGATGGATGAAAGATATTTTAAGTATGAAATTGGTAGATGTTGAAAACTTTTTCCGGAACTATTATTCACCAAATAATTCCACACTGGTTGTTGGTGGTGAGTTTGACATTGATGAAGCAAAAAGATTAATCGAGCTTTACTTTGGTTCAATTCCTAAAGGGAATGAATTACCGGATATCAAAATGCCAATCGCTAACCTTGGAAAAAACATTTCAATCATGCACGAAGATAATGTTCAACTTCCACGCTTATATTTAGCATGGCATTCGGCAATCGCCTTCTCAAAAGATGATACGGGATTAGAAATTCTTGCTGATGTTCTCGGCGGTTCTAAGAATGCACGAATTCACAAGAGTCTTGTCTTTGAAAAAGAAATTGCACAGCAAATTTCAGTTTATCAATACTCAGCAAAGTTAAGCGGCAGCTTTATAATTGTTGCCACTGCCAAACCGGGAATTTCGCTTGATAAACTTAAAGAAGAAATTTTTATTGAAATAAACAAACTAATTGCTGAAGGAATTACTGATTCAGAATTGACAAGATCAAAAAATGGGATTAAATCTTCATTCATCTATTCAATGCAAAATCTGGAAAACCTTGTTGATAGAATAAACGAATACAATTTCTTTTTGAACGAACCAGATTCCTTCCGGCAGGATTTGGACAGATACAACCAGGTTACCCGTGAGGAAATAAAAAATGTTGCAAAAGAATATTTACTTAAACCTTATGTTGAGTTAAAAGTAGTACCGAAAATTTCATCTGAATCTGAAGGAATTTAA
- a CDS encoding DASS family sodium-coupled anion symporter translates to MKFKHSDSGSPFENYRQIVGFFLGPALFLFIILIPTPESFIAIAKKALNVTEATAEVLNVAYSSKVVLALLLLMIVWWITETIPIPVTSLLPGIILPIFHVTGLVGGKAFIFDSKNIFMNYANPVIFLFLGGFLLAAAMQKVGLDRRFVLYILTRGKLANNTKLIVLAFISITAFISMWVSNTATAAMLLPLGLGILSQVGIKGSDSNFGKSLMLGIAWGASIGGVGTIIGTPPNGICVSILSSTGLAKINFIDWMKFGIPYVFIFVPVAWFILTKLFPPEIKAILGGREMLVEERKKLGKLSKEEKLTIIVFAIAVFLWISNPFWDFILPVSIVQKLSTFDEFVVALFAAILLFVIPVDLKKQKFVLTWSDAKFVDWGTLLLFGGGIALSDAMFKTGLASWIATSFVDFIGTPSPVILLFLIVLMIDLLSEVTSNTAVVTMMIPIMISIAKGIGADPITLSIGTALAGSLGFMLPVATPPNALVYGTGYIKIKDMVKGGFLLDISGWLIVIFVIYVFAYKIFGIVSF, encoded by the coding sequence ATGAAGTTCAAACATTCAGATTCAGGAAGTCCATTTGAAAATTACAGGCAGATAGTTGGATTCTTTTTAGGTCCAGCTCTTTTTCTTTTTATTATTCTAATCCCAACACCAGAAAGTTTTATTGCAATTGCCAAGAAAGCGTTGAATGTTACTGAAGCAACTGCAGAAGTTTTAAATGTTGCTTACTCATCCAAAGTAGTGCTTGCATTGCTACTTCTTATGATTGTTTGGTGGATTACTGAAACAATCCCAATTCCTGTTACTTCATTATTACCAGGAATTATACTTCCAATTTTTCATGTTACTGGATTAGTTGGTGGTAAAGCGTTTATTTTCGATTCTAAAAATATTTTTATGAATTATGCCAATCCAGTTATCTTTCTTTTTCTTGGGGGTTTTCTTCTTGCCGCCGCAATGCAAAAAGTTGGTTTAGATAGAAGATTTGTTTTGTACATTTTAACCAGGGGAAAGCTGGCTAACAATACAAAATTGATCGTACTGGCATTTATTTCTATTACTGCTTTTATTTCAATGTGGGTTTCGAATACTGCAACAGCAGCAATGCTACTTCCACTTGGACTTGGTATTTTATCGCAAGTTGGAATTAAGGGATCTGATTCTAATTTTGGAAAATCTTTAATGCTGGGAATTGCTTGGGGAGCATCGATTGGTGGAGTTGGAACAATCATCGGAACACCACCAAATGGAATTTGTGTTTCTATTTTAAGCAGCACTGGATTAGCTAAAATAAACTTTATAGATTGGATGAAATTCGGCATTCCATATGTTTTTATTTTTGTACCGGTTGCATGGTTCATTTTAACAAAACTTTTTCCACCGGAAATTAAAGCAATTCTTGGTGGAAGAGAAATGTTAGTTGAAGAAAGAAAAAAACTTGGGAAGTTAAGCAAAGAAGAAAAATTAACTATAATTGTTTTTGCTATAGCTGTGTTTCTCTGGATATCAAATCCATTCTGGGATTTTATATTACCAGTTTCAATCGTACAAAAGCTAAGTACTTTTGATGAATTTGTTGTTGCGTTGTTTGCTGCAATTCTTTTGTTTGTTATTCCAGTTGATCTGAAGAAACAGAAATTTGTTCTTACCTGGTCAGATGCAAAATTTGTTGATTGGGGAACTCTACTTTTATTCGGTGGTGGTATTGCACTTTCTGATGCAATGTTTAAAACCGGTTTGGCAAGTTGGATTGCTACCTCTTTTGTTGATTTCATCGGAACTCCTTCGCCTGTAATACTTTTATTTTTAATTGTACTGATGATCGATCTTCTTTCAGAAGTAACTTCTAACACTGCTGTTGTTACAATGATGATTCCGATAATGATCTCAATTGCCAAAGGGATTGGTGCAGATCCGATTACTCTTTCTATCGGTACCGCTTTAGCCGGATCGCTTGGATTTATGCTGCCGGTTGCTACACCTCCAAATGCTTTAGTTTATGGAACAGGTTATATTAAAATTAAGGATATGGTTAAAGGTGGTTTTCTATTGGATATTTCCGGTTGGCTGATTGTAATTTTTGTAATTTATGTTTTCGCGTATAAGATATTTGGAATAGTATCTTTCTGA
- a CDS encoding pitrilysin family protein, translating to MNQFRTIKPSPVKEITFHLPEIEKFELENGLKILFVRKETLPIIQMNLVVEAGSKYDPADKKGLSNLLAAMLDEGAGEYDSLQLNNEIELLGSVLQVFSDQDSIYVSLLTLTENLPRSMKLFADVIINPRLDENDFQREKRKTIVRILQSKDEPSYVASTVFEKMLYGEENPYSFPESGFNDTVEKIENDDLKKFYQAFIIPNNSTLVVVGNIEKFELQKELHEYLNGWRTSPLTSFKIIPSVKTATKIYFVHKDAAAQSEIRIGQISSPRKSEDYFSKQIMNMILGGQFTSRININLREKKGYTYGAHSSFNYNKDAAHFSVSTSVNNQNTSDAVKEILKELKGIKEQISLVELELAKASIIRKYPSLFETYGHVARNLTNKVIHSLPDDYFNTYIENITKVSLEEAILSANENIFENELVIVIVGDKNILQNQLKDLNLGEIIEVDADGNRIDDDGKQRTKFLIET from the coding sequence ATGAACCAATTTAGAACAATAAAACCATCACCTGTAAAAGAGATTACTTTCCATCTACCAGAGATAGAAAAATTTGAACTTGAAAACGGATTAAAGATTTTATTTGTTAGAAAAGAAACTCTTCCAATAATACAAATGAACCTTGTTGTTGAAGCTGGAAGCAAATATGATCCAGCAGATAAAAAGGGATTGTCTAACTTGCTTGCAGCAATGCTTGATGAAGGTGCCGGAGAATACGACTCTCTTCAATTAAATAATGAAATTGAATTGCTCGGCTCTGTTCTACAGGTTTTTTCGGACCAGGATTCCATTTACGTTTCGCTGTTAACTCTTACAGAAAATTTACCACGTTCGATGAAACTGTTTGCAGATGTAATCATAAATCCGCGTTTAGATGAAAATGATTTCCAACGTGAGAAAAGAAAAACGATTGTAAGAATACTTCAATCAAAAGATGAACCTTCCTATGTTGCTTCTACAGTTTTTGAAAAAATGTTATATGGTGAAGAAAATCCATATTCTTTTCCTGAAAGTGGTTTTAATGATACTGTGGAGAAAATTGAAAATGATGATTTAAAAAAATTCTATCAAGCATTCATTATTCCCAATAATTCTACTTTGGTTGTTGTTGGAAATATTGAAAAATTTGAACTTCAAAAAGAACTTCATGAATATTTAAACGGTTGGAGAACTTCTCCCCTCACTTCATTTAAAATTATTCCTTCTGTAAAGACAGCAACAAAAATATATTTTGTTCATAAAGATGCAGCAGCACAAAGCGAAATTAGAATTGGACAAATCTCTTCTCCTAGAAAAAGCGAAGATTATTTTTCAAAGCAAATTATGAATATGATTCTCGGTGGTCAATTTACAAGCAGGATTAACATTAACCTGCGGGAAAAGAAAGGTTACACTTACGGTGCTCATTCATCTTTTAATTACAACAAGGATGCTGCTCATTTTTCTGTAAGCACTTCTGTAAATAACCAAAACACTTCAGACGCAGTAAAGGAAATTCTTAAAGAATTGAAAGGAATAAAAGAACAAATAAGTTTAGTTGAACTGGAACTTGCCAAAGCTTCTATCATCCGGAAATATCCATCGCTGTTTGAAACATACGGACATGTTGCAAGAAACTTAACCAACAAAGTAATCCATTCTCTGCCCGATGATTACTTCAATACATATATTGAAAACATTACTAAAGTTTCTTTGGAAGAAGCAATTCTTTCTGCCAATGAAAACATTTTTGAAAATGAATTGGTGATAGTTATTGTCGGTGATAAAAATATTTTGCAAAATCAACTTAAGGATTTGAATTTGGGTGAAATAATTGAAGTTGACGCAGACGGTAACAGGATTGATGATGATGGGAAACAGCGAACGAAATTTCTAATTGAGACTTAA
- a CDS encoding ectonucleotide pyrophosphatase/phosphodiesterase — translation MNIRKFDRTIFLLWIVLFVFVCNDLSSAKSKPYLILVSFDGFRWDYTNRNLTPNLDFIKKNGVSALSLRPSFPSKTFPNHLSIITGMYPQNHGIIQNEFEDPFRNEEYSIGDTSAVTNARWYLGEPFWETAERQGIKTASYFWPGSEMKLSYRHPTYFETYEHKRNYNKRVDGVINWLKLPYNERPHFITLYFDETDSKGHKFGTTSTQVNIAIQHLDSIVGFLFTQLKKINMLDSTDVIILSDHGMTDISNSRVVNIENIIGQGNKIQGDGPVMMIEPSKENLEVTYRNLKEKEDHYKVYKKEEMPEYYHFSSHPFISSIIVIADIGWSLVDNKSASWMEKKSVGGNHGYDNNNTDMHGIFYAIGPDFKSGYQTGTIWNIDIYPLLCKIFDVYPRQNIDGKLERIEFLLK, via the coding sequence ATGAATATTAGAAAATTTGATAGAACTATTTTTCTGCTTTGGATTGTATTATTTGTATTTGTTTGTAATGATTTATCTTCTGCCAAAAGTAAACCTTATTTAATTTTAGTCTCATTTGATGGATTTCGGTGGGATTATACAAACAGAAATCTGACTCCGAATTTAGATTTTATAAAAAAGAATGGCGTTTCTGCATTATCTCTTCGTCCTTCGTTCCCCTCAAAAACTTTTCCAAATCATCTTTCAATAATTACAGGTATGTATCCTCAAAATCATGGAATAATTCAAAATGAATTTGAAGATCCATTCAGAAATGAAGAGTATTCAATTGGCGATACAAGCGCAGTTACTAATGCAAGATGGTACTTGGGTGAACCTTTTTGGGAAACTGCAGAAAGACAAGGAATAAAAACAGCCAGCTACTTTTGGCCCGGTTCAGAAATGAAATTGTCTTACCGGCACCCTACTTACTTTGAAACCTATGAACATAAAAGAAATTACAATAAAAGAGTTGATGGAGTTATAAATTGGCTTAAACTTCCTTATAATGAACGTCCTCATTTTATAACTTTGTACTTTGATGAAACAGATTCGAAAGGACATAAATTTGGGACAACATCTACCCAGGTTAATATTGCTATTCAGCACCTTGATAGCATTGTGGGATTTCTTTTTACACAACTAAAAAAAATAAATATGCTTGATAGTACGGATGTAATAATACTTTCAGATCATGGAATGACTGATATAAGCAATTCCAGGGTTGTTAATATAGAAAACATTATCGGACAAGGAAATAAAATCCAGGGAGATGGTCCGGTAATGATGATTGAACCATCCAAAGAAAACTTAGAAGTAACGTATAGAAATCTGAAAGAAAAGGAAGATCATTATAAAGTTTATAAAAAGGAAGAGATGCCGGAATATTATCATTTTTCTTCCCATCCTTTTATTTCTTCCATCATTGTTATTGCCGATATTGGTTGGTCTCTGGTTGATAATAAATCCGCATCCTGGATGGAAAAAAAATCTGTTGGTGGAAACCATGGTTACGATAATAACAACACAGATATGCATGGTATTTTCTATGCAATTGGTCCAGATTTTAAATCGGGTTACCAAACCGGCACAATCTGGAATATAGATATCTATCCTTTGCTTTGTAAAATTTTCGATGTATATCCAAGACAAAATATTGATGGTAAGTTAGAAAGGATTGAATTTTTGTTGAAGTAA